CGCGAGTTTCAGGCACAGAGGGAATGTGAACCGTTATATAATCGCTCACTCCGAGCAGCTCATCGAGAGAATCGGCGAGCTTTATTGCCGGGCTGAGCCTGAGAGCACCTTTCACGGAAAGATAAGCGTCGTATCCGATGACCTTCATTCCGAGCTTTTCCGCGTCGTTCGCCACCATCGCGCCGATTGCGCCGAGGCCGACCACTCCGAGCGTTTTGCCGGATATTTCGGGTCCGACGAATGCGTTCTTGCCTTTTTCGACGTCAGCCGCGACCGTATCGCCCGAAAGCGTCTTCACCCATGCTATTCCGTCGGTGATTTTTCTTGAGGAGATCAGAAGCGCGCACAGCGCAAGCTCCTTGACGGCGTTCGCGTTTGCGCCCGGCGTGTTGAATACGCATATGCCTTCGTCAGTGCAGCGGTCAAGCGGGATGTTGTTCACGCCGGCGCCGGCGCGGGCGATCGCCTTAAGCGACTGCGGGAAGGATTCGTCATGCAGGGCGGCGGAGCGAACCATTACGGCATCCGGCTCCGTTATTTCAGCCGAACAGGAATACAAGGCCTTGTCAAATACATCAAGACCGCATGAAGCGATTTTATTAAAAAGCTTTATATTAAACATATATCATGCCGAACCAGGTTCAGGCGTTTTCCTTTTCGAATTTTTTCATGAACTCAACAAGCGCCCTTACGCCTTCGACAGGCATGGCGTTGTATATCGACGCGCGCATACCGCCGACAGAGCGGTGTCCGGAAAGGCTGACAAAGCCGGACTTCGCGGCCTCAGAACAGAATTTTTTATCAAGCTCGGCGTTTCCGGTAACGAATGTCACGTTCATCAGGGAACGGAAGTCCTTGCCGGCGACAGGCTTGAACATACGGCTCGAATCGAGATAGTCATAGAGGATTCCGGCCTTCTCGACGTTTATGCGCTTCATTCCCTCAAGCCCGCCTACCTTGTCAGATTTTAGCCATTTATATACAAGCCCGGCGATGTAGATCGAATAGCAGGGAGGTGTGTTGTACATCGAATCGTTTTCGGCGTTCGTTTTATAATCGAGGATCACGGGAGTGAACGGCTTCGCGAAGCCGAGAAGGTCTTCACGCACGATAACGACGGTGACGCCGGCCGGTGCCATATTTTTCTGCGCGCCGGCATATATAAGGCCAAATTTGGACACGTCGACCGGCTCCGACAGGATGCAGGAGGACATATCGGCGACAAGCGGAATTTCCCGCGTATCCGGGATATAATTATATTTTGTCCCGAAAATCGTGTTGTTAAAGCATATATGAAGATAATCCGTC
This sequence is a window from Oscillospiraceae bacterium. Protein-coding genes within it:
- a CDS encoding 3-phosphoglycerate dehydrogenase family protein, coding for MFNIKLFNKIASCGLDVFDKALYSCSAEITEPDAVMVRSAALHDESFPQSLKAIARAGAGVNNIPLDRCTDEGICVFNTPGANANAVKELALCALLISSRKITDGIAWVKTLSGDTVAADVEKGKNAFVGPEISGKTLGVVGLGAIGAMVANDAEKLGMKVIGYDAYLSVKGALRLSPAIKLADSLDELLGVSDYITVHIPSVPETRGMFNSSVISKMKPGTRLINLSRGDLAVNGDILAALESGALSAYVTDFPDGELAGKRGVIAMPHLGASTPESEDNCAVMAAKELIGYLEAGNVVNSVNFPCVALPFSASAAHRFTVCFKAGFDIKNVTDVLSSAGIRASAFTSQTRGNAGYAIFDTDGSAVGVSAIISALDKVTRVNIIK
- the serC gene encoding 3-phosphoserine/phosphohydroxythreonine transaminase codes for the protein MSRVYNFSAGPSMLPLSVLKTAAEEMTDYRGSGMSVMEMSHRSSQYESIIKEAESDLRSLMGIPDNYKVIFMQGGATGQFAAVPLNLMKSGKADYIVSGQFSKKSYEEAKKFGDAACIASSKDDNFKSIPHISYEDLRPGTDYLHICFNNTIFGTKYNYIPDTREIPLVADMSSCILSEPVDVSKFGLIYAGAQKNMAPAGVTVVIVREDLLGFAKPFTPVILDYKTNAENDSMYNTPPCYSIYIAGLVYKWLKSDKVGGLEGMKRINVEKAGILYDYLDSSRMFKPVAGKDFRSLMNVTFVTGNAELDKKFCSEAAKSGFVSLSGHRSVGGMRASIYNAMPVEGVRALVEFMKKFEKENA